Part of the Actinomycetota bacterium genome is shown below.
ATGTGCGCAAGTTTTGCAGATTATACCGCCCTTTGCAGGCGAAATAAAAATCTCCGGAGCCAAAGAGACCAAAAGCCCGCAGGATAAACAGCGGCCAAGGATAGGCATGAAGCCAGAGAGCGAGAGAAGCTTTAGATCGAAGGCTGCCAAAAATAGGTCGAGATTAATATCGAGCGCTGATAGAGCCTCAAAGCCGGTTATTAAAAAATCGAATACCCTTTTATCGGCCACATCCAAGCTGACCTTGTCGATCAGATCGAGCATGGCCAGGGCATAAGTAGCCTTATTGAAATCATTCCTAATCGAAGAGAAGGGATTTATTATCTCGACCGAGGTTATCGTATCCAGATTGCTGCCCTTATATAAAAGCAGCTCAACGAGGTTGAATGGTTCAAGCCTAGCCCCAAATTTGCTCTTGGTCTTCCTGACACCCTTGGCAACTGCACCTATTTTGCCCTTGGATTCTGTAAGGACTGTTACGATCCGGTCGGCCTCTCTCAGCCTTATCGACCTTAGGATGATCCCTTTGGTTTTATAAAGCGAACCCCTGGGCTCGTGTGATGACAATTTTGATCACCTGCCGACGGGAGTTGGTCAACCCTTGCCGCTCTCGTTCTGATTTAAGAATTCTTCCATTATTTGAACTCCCGAACTGGTTCCGATGCGGTCGGCTCCGGCCTCTATCATCGCCATGGCCTGCTCATAGCCTCGAATTCCCCCGGAAGCCTTGATCTTTAAGCCTGGTCCGACCGCACTCTTAAGCAGAGAGATGTCCCTGACATCGGCCCCCTTGGGGCCGAAACTCGTCGAAGTCTTGACGAAGTCGGCCTTGGCTTTCTCGATCAATTTGGCCGCGATCAGCTTCTCCTCATCGGTCAGATAGCAGGTCTCAATTATCACTTTGACCAGGGAATTATCCCTGCCCGCTTCGGCCGCGGCCGACCGGACCGTCTCGACAACGGTTAAGATATCGGTAAAGAATCCGACCTCGTTTCTCTCCTTGATGAGGCCGATATTCATCACCATATCTATCTCGTTTGCCCCAGACATCACCCCCATGGCAGCCTCGAATGACTTGATGGCGGTCGCCGAGGCACCTAGAGGAAAGCCGGCCACTGTGCCGACACTTATCCCACTCGATTTGAGCTCGGTGCTGACTAGGGGAACGAAGTGTGAGTTGACGAAGACCGAAGCGAAACCGTACTTTATGGCCTCGGCGCAGAGACGACGCACATCATCCTTTGTCGCCTCCGGTTTGAGCAAGGTATGGTCGATAAATTTTGCCAATTCTGCCGCTATCATTGGTCTCCCCTTTCAAAGATCTGTCCTTTCAAAAAAACTTGAGTATTATGGTCGCGGTATAGAAATATATGAAGAGGCTCAAGGCATCCATGACCAGGGCCAAAAAGGGATTGGAGGAGACGGCGGGATCGATGCCAAGGGTATTGAATAGAACCGGTATTACGGCTCCGGTCAAAGCCCCTGAGACGACGATGAAGACGTTCGCGAGGGCCACGATCACGGCCAGGATTAGAACCTCCTGCCAGACCATGGCTATTAAGAATAGTATCGCGGCCGTAATGATAGAAATACCTAGTGAGAGCCTGAGCTCCTTTAGAATACGGATCAGAACGGTCTTCTGGTCCAGGTCGCCTATGGCCAGAGCCCTAACCGCCACCGTCGAGGCCTGAAAAGAGGTATTTCCGCCGACCGAGGTCATACAGGCCCAGTAGATGGCCAGGGCCGGCAGGGTGACGAGCAGCCCTTTATAATGGGCCGCTATGGCCCCGACGATCAAGACCTCCCCAACCAGGGCTATGGCTATCCAGGGAAAGCGGGCCTTGATGACCTTATAAAACGGGCTCTTCATGACATCGCTCTCTTCGATATCGGTCGCACCGGATAGCTTGTACATATCCTCGGTGGCCTCGTCCTCGAAGACGTCTAAGACATCGTCGACGGTAACCACGCCGAGCAGCCTGTTTTCGGCATCTACGACCGGCAGGGCCAAGAGGTCATATTTGGAGATGAGTTTGGCCGTCTCCTCTTGGTCGGCTGTTGCCTCGACGTAGATGACATCGGGGTTCATTATCTCTTTGATCAAAGAATCTGCCGGGGCGATGATGAGGTCGCGAAGTGAGACCACCCCAACCAGTTGGTTTTCATCGTTGATGACGAATATGTAGTAGATGCTCTCAACTTTGGGAGCCATCTTTCTAAGCTCGTCTATGGCCACTGAGGCTGTCATGTTCTTCTTTAAGGTTATGGCCTCGGGTATCATGAGGCCGCCGGCCGTATCTTCGCCGTGCTTTAAAAGCGCCCTTATCTCCTGTTCGACCTCGGCTTTGACCGAGCGAAGAATCTTTTCGGCCAGCTCCTCTGAGAGGTCGGCAATGAGGTCGGCGGCATCATCTGCAGGCATCTCATTCAAGATCTCAGAGATGGCTGAGAGGGTGAGATTTTCGGCGATATCGACCTGATCTTCCTCTTCCAGCTCGAGGAAGGCACTGGCCGATTGGTCGGGAGCCCACCCCTCGAATATAGCCTTCTGGTGATCTTCATCGAGGCTTCCGACTATCTCGGCAGCATCGGCCGGATGCAGACGGCTCAAGACGGCCGTGACCCTCTCTGTCTTCTCCTCTTGAAGAAGCCTGTTTATCGTCTTTAAGATGACTTGGTTTCGCTCTTTCAAAGAGCCCCCTTCAACATCAATAATCTAAATCAGATACAACCCTTTCGTCTTTTCGCCACTTCTTTTTGACCTTGACTCTTAAGTTTAGATGGACTTGGCTTCCCAAAAGTCGTTCGATATCTAGCCTGGCCCTCTTGCCGATCTCTTTGATCATGCTCCCATCTTTGCCGATAACTATCCCCTTCTGAGAATCCCTTTCGACAAAGATGTCGGCGTGAATGTCTATGATATCATCTCCATCCCTCTTGGATACCTCTTCAACGACGACCATGACACCGTAGGGGACCTCTTCTTTGGTCAGATCGAAGACCTTTTCACGGATAAATTCTGCGATTACCATGCTTTCTGGCTGATCGGTCACTAAGTCGTCCGGGTAGTATTTGGGCCCTTCGGGGAGGAGCTCGATTACCTCATATAAAAGCTCGTCCAGGTTCTCTTTGGTCGAGGCCGAGATTGGAATGATCCTTTTGAACTCTCCAAGATCTTTGCCTATCTCCTCTTGGAGACCCAACTGAACCTCGTCGACTTGATCCATCTTATTTAAGACCAAAATCACCGGGGTATCAAGGCCGGCCAGCTGATTGGCTATAAAGGCGTCTCCTCGGCCTATGACTTTTGAGGCGTCTATCATAAACAGGATCACATCCACCTCGAAGAGGGCGCTGCGAGTCCACTCATTCATCTCCTCGCCCAGAAGATCATGTGGCTTGTGGAGACCTGGCGTATCCAAAAAGACCACTTGAGCTCCACCCTGATTCAAGATACATCTTATCTTGTTTCTGGTGGTCTGAGGCTTATCGGAAACGATGACGACCTTCCTCTGCAAAAGAGAGTTTATGAGGGTCGATTTACCCACGTTGGGCCGGCCAATTATGGCCACAAAACCGCTTTTGAAACCCTTCTCCAAATCACTGCTCCTTCAGATCGAGGCGCATCGAGACCCTGTCGCGACCGGCGCCATATTCGTCTTTTAGCATCCCGTCTTGAAGAAAGCCGAAGCTCTCGTAGAGACGGCGGGCAGCAAGATTATCATTCGAGACGGTAAGTCTTACCGTCTCAATGCCGCCCGATTTTAGAGCTTTGAGAATGCCGCTTAGGAGGGTTGAGCCGAGACCTTCACCCCTCAGGCCGGCTATGATAGAAAATCCGACCAGAAAGGCGACGGTCCGATCATCCCAGTCCCTTATGAGCTCGGCGAGACCCAAGATATCGCCGCCATCCTCTAGAACGAAGACCCCGCCGTATCTGATGAAAACGGGCAGGGTCCATTCGTTTAAGCCGCCGCGGTCGAAACTCTCCGTCTCGATTTCGACCATTTCTTCTATATTTTTGGAATCGAAGGTTTCAACTCTCTTTACTTGCAAAAGATGCTCCCCTCTTGGGTCAAGAGAGCAGAAATGCCCTTGGCAGAAGCTCGCTCAATTTGAATTTCTCTATCTCATTCGGCTCCCCTTTTGAGACCATAACCACTATGTCAGACCCAAATTCAGAAAGCGTCTGAAGACAGGAGCCGCAAGGCATTATGAAACTTAAGGCCCCAGGCGAGAGGGCGATTAGCTCAAGCTCCTTGCAACCCTCCATTATCGCCCGATATAGCGCAACCCTTTCGGCGCAGATGGATAAGGAATAGGAGGCGTTCTCGATGTTTGCTCCGGTAAATACGCGTCCATCTTTGCCGAGCAAAACCACTCCGACCTCAAATTTTGAGTAAGGGGCGTAAGCTTTGGTTTTGGCCTCTTTAGTGAGATTAACCAGGCTTTGATCGTCTATGCTCCCTCCGCCCCCCTTTCGCTCTTCTCTTTAGTGATGAGTATCTTGGAGATGCGCCGCTTTATGACCTTCTCCACCACGAATGTGAGCCTCCAGCCATCCGGCAGATCGAAATCTACCGTCTCTCCGGTCGTCGGTATCTTGCCTATCAGGTTATAGACGAATCCGCCGATAGTCTCGTAATCTACATCCGAAAGATCTATGCCGAGAACCTCGTTGATCTCGTCGATACTGAGTCTGGCATCGACCCTGATGTTATTGTCATCCAGCCTCTCCAACATGACCGTCTCCAGGTCGTATTCATCGAATATCTCGCCGACTATCTCCTCTAGCACATCCTCGATGGTAACAAGGCCGGCCGTACCTCCATACTCATCAACCACGATGGCCATATGGGTCTTGCGATTTCGAAACTCTCGCAAGAGGTCATCTAGCTTCATGGTCTCGGGAACATAGTAAGCGGGATGGATGAGGCCCTTTATCAGGCTATTTAGCCTGTTCTCTCTGGGATTGGCCAAGAGATCCTTGGCGTAGACGATGCCGACCATATTGTCAACTGTGCTCTCATAGACGGGTATTCTGGAATGCCCCTTTTCGACTATTACGTCCAAAAGATCCTTTATGGAGGAGTTGTCTTCGACGGCGACAATATCGATCCTTGGGATCATGACCTCTTTGACCATGGTATCGCCAAACTCGAAGATACTGTGGATCATGTCCTTCTCTTCCTCTTCGATGACGCCGGCTTCCTCTCCCACGATCACCAGGGTCTTCAAATCCTCTTCGGTAACAAAGGGGCCCTTATTCAATGGATTGCCGCCAAAGAGGCGGATGAAGAGGTTGGCTATCCCGATCAGAAGGTGGGCCACCGGATATAAGATGAAAGAGAGGAAGAGGACCGGTTTGACAAGGCGCAAGGATAGATTTTCGGCGTTTTGAGCCGCAAACGTCTTTGGAGTTATCTCTCCGTACACTAAAACGAAGAATGTGACGACGCCAGTGGAGACGGCGGCCGCATAGTTGGAAACGTACTCGGCTATGACGACCGTGGCCAGCGAGGCCGCCGCGATGTTGACCACGTTGTTTAGGAAGAGCGTTGTCGCCAAGAATCTGCTGGGATCGTCTAGAAGCTTTTCTAAGAATATGGCCTTCTCGTCCTTCTCCATGGCCAGTTGTTTTATCCGTAACTTATTGACCGAAGTTATGGCCGTCTCCGACATCGAGGAGAAGGCCGAAAGAACCAGTAGAAAGAGAAAGCCGATTATCTTTATTAGAGTTCCTGAAGCCAAGGTCCCTACCCCCGATTAAAAATAGAATGCCTGAAACATTAAGACCGTAACCAGAAATCCGCCGATGGCCCCCGAAAAGACCTGAAACCAGGAGTGTATGCCAGCCTGAACCCGGCTGTGAGAGACCAGAGCTGCCAGGATGAAGGCCAGAGTCGTAAGGGTCATGTTGTCTCCCAAGATGGCGATGGCCGTAAGGGCGCTGAAGGCAAGGGCGGTATGGCCACTCGGCCAGCCACCCCTGATATAATTTTTGTAGCCGGTCAAGGCTTTTGCCGCCACAATTAAGATGGATATGATTAGAAAGGCGGTTATGGTCAAGTGTATCGGTGAGCGCCTAATCCGGGCCGGAAACGAGCTGCTGGCCCGCTCAAGTAGCGGGAAGAAGACGAAATATGCGGTTATGATGGCGTTAACGCTGGTTATCAAGACTGCGCCCGCAGCCACGTCCTTGGCTATTTTGGCCTTATCATTGTGAGTGTCGATCGTAAGATCTATCGTCTCCTCAATGGCCGTATTGATAAGCTCGGCGCTAAGAACCAAAGCTATCGAGACGAGGAGAAGCATAAATTCCAATCGGCTCACCCCAAGATATAAGCTTAAAGCCAAGACGGTGAAGGCCGCGATGAAGTGCACCCTGATGTTGCGCTGATACTCCAGAACGTGGATTACCCCCTCGATCGCATTGTTTAAGCTGCCTACAAAGCTGCTATTCTTCATCAAGTTGTAAGATCGCCTCCATAATATGTCTTTAAAATCTCGGCCTCTTTACTCTCCATGATATCAGCCTCCTCTTCTGTTTCGTGATCATAACCCAAGAGATGGAGGATGCCGTGAACGACCAAGAGATCGATCTCTTTTAGAAAATCGATTCCACTTTCTAAGGCATTCCTCTTGGCAACGCTCGGGCATATGATGACGTCACCTAAGATTAAAGGTCTATTGCTATTTGAATTTGAGAAGTCATCGTATAAAGGGAATGAGAGGACGTCGGTCGGCTTTTCGATGTCGCGATATTCCAAATTTAGGTCCTCCATCTCCTCTTCGTCCACTAAGACCAAAGAGAGCTCGACAGACTCCCCTTGACCCAAAGACTTGAGGACAAATTTGGCCAGCCTCTTTATGAGCCATCCATTCAGTTTGAGATCGCTCTGCTTATCTATTAGTTGAATTTCCAAATTTTGAAAGCCCCTTAGATTGCGATATCAGCTCCAGATTGGGATACTCGATTCTTGAATGATAGATGCTGGCCAGGGTATTGGCAAAAGACTTTGATATTCCCTCAAGGTCGCTTAAGGTAAGGTTGCTCTCATCCATCTGACCGTCGTCAAGTTTGCCATGAATTACCTTCCGAACTAACTGCTCTAACCTGGCAGGAGATAACTTGGTGATGGTCCGGGCGGCCGCCTCGACCGAGTCGGCCAGCATGATGATGGCCGCCTCTTTGGTGGTCGGCTTCTCGCCGGTGTAGCGGAATTGAACCTCTTTCACCTCGTGTTTTTCGTTTATCTCCTTGGCCCGATGATAGAAGTATGTGATCAGGCCGGTTCCGTGATGTTGCTCTATTATCTTGACTATCTCATAGCCAAGCCTATTTTTTTTGGCCAGCTCTACCCCATCTTTTACATGGGCATTTATGATCAAGTAGCTCAAGTTCGGGTTGGTCTTATCGTGCGGATTATCGCAGCTTGCCTGGTTCTCAACGAAGAAGAATGGTCTTTTCAGTTTGCCTATGTCGTGATAGTAGCTTCCGACCCGAGCGAGAAGAGGATTTGCCCCTATCTCTTCGGCCGCAGCTTCGGCCAGGTTGCCGACCATAACGCTGTGGTTGTAGGTGCCCGGGGCCTTTGTCATCAGCTCTTTTAGGAGTGGCTGGGTAGTATTGGCAAGATCTAAGAGTTTGACGTCGGTCGTCAGCCCAAAACCAGACTCTAAAAAGGGCAATGCCCCGATGGTGATGACCGCAGAAGAGACTCCGCTTGCAAAACCCCAAGCGGCATTCTTGAGCGCGTCCATAATGGGAGCGCCCAACGTAAGATCGGACGTAAAGCAGATGAAGAACATGGACGGGCTCAAGATAAGGCCGGCCTTGGTAAGATCGTGGCGATGGGATATATCTGAGACCAGATAGACGGCGAATACCCCGCCGAGGATGGCCACTGTGAAATATTGAAGATTGCCCCCGACTATGTGTGTTGTTACAAGCGTCGAGATCATTACCATCAAGATGCCCATATTGGAGCCGAGAATGATGGTTGCGACCATCGAGGCGGCTGCAATCGGGACCAGATAGCTTGAGAAGTAAGGGGCTATCGTCTTAGCTATGAAGGATACGATGAGTAGAAGTAGCCCGAAGAGAAGAAGTAAGGGATTATTATCGTAAAGATCCCTCTCAAATTTATGGGCGTAGACGGCAAAGATCAAGATCAGACTCAAGATGAAGAGGGTTTCTCCAACCAGTCTTCGCACATCTAGCTTCTCTTTCAAGAGCCCAAGCTCTGAGAGTACCTTCAAATGATCGTTTGAGACCAGCTCCCCTTCGCGCACTATCACCTCTCCCTGCATCTTCTTGACCAGATAGGGCTCCACTTCGGCAACCACCTCCGCCTTCAGGATCTCGGTCGCGTCTTTGTCGTAGTAATAGTTGGGCTCGATGAAGGCCGCCCCTATTTCGGCCGCCGCCTCAATCTGGACCCGTGGAAGTGAAAGCATGGTCGAGAGGCCCCTTAACTCCTCCTTCTTGTCCGAGATATCTTCTTCCAAGATATTTCCAGCCATGATGCTAGTGAGGAGGCTTTTTGTCTTTTCTGTGAAGGTTGCAAACTCTGAGTTGTTCAATTCAAGGAGGATGAGGAGGGATTGATCCGAGATGGCCGCCCCGTATTCCTCTTTGAGGATTATGAGACAGTTGCTCCTATCGTTGCCTTTTTTGACAGCGCTAACCGCTTTGAAGAAGTCGTCGAGCTTGGTGACTGCCCTATCTTTGGCCGTGACATCCCTCTTGAAGACCTCTTCTACGGCACTGGCAACCGATTCCTTCTTTGCCTCGGTCTTTTCATCGTCTATGAATTCGATGGCCCTGGAAGCCTTTATCGTCCTTGGGCTAGGGCTTCCTTCCCTTATGTCCTTAATTTGGGGGGTAATATCCAGCGACAGGATGAGGATCAGGAGAAAGGAGATAAATGAGGCCAGGATAATCTTTTGAAATCGATCATCGCCGATGGCCCTATTCTCTTTAAGCCGCTTGGCGACCCTGCTTAAGACGGGAGACATCGGCCTCAAGTCCCCTTTTTCGCGGGATCTGAGACTATCATATCATCCCTTTCAGCAAAGAGACGGTATGCCTCGACTATCCTTTGAACCAGCTTATGCCGGACCACATCACCCGAGGTCAGATGTATGAATTCGACCTCGTCTAGTTGGCACAGAATATCCTCAATGACCACGAGCCCAGAGCTCATCTCCTTTGGCAGGTCTACCTGGGTGGTATCTCCTGTCACGACCATCTTGGAGCCAAAGCCGAGCCTGGTTAGAAACATCTTCATCTGCTCAGCCGAGGTATTCTGGGCTTCATCTAAGATTATGAAGGCATCATTGAGTGTCCGGCCCCGCATGTAGGCCAAGGGGGCTATTTCAATTATCCCTTGCTCCATGTATCTCTGGAATTCGGCCGCATCCATCATGTCATAGAGGGCATCGAAGAGAGGACGCAGATAAGGATCGACCTTTTCCACCATGGTTCCTGGTAGATGGCCAAGTTTTTCTCCGGCCTCAACGGCCGGCCTGGTTAAGATGACTCTTGAGATAGACTGCTCTTTGAGGGCTTTTACCGCCATGGCCATGGCTAGGTAGGTCTTTCCGGTTCCAGCTGGACCTATGGCAAAGGTTAAGGTGTTTTTCTTTATGGCGTCTATGTATCTTTTTTGTCCGGCCGTCTTGGGCCGTATTATCTTTCCCCGGTGGACCATTATCTTCTCGGTAAAGACCTCTTTGGGGGATATAACATCCGCGCTCTTTACCAAGTCTATTGTCCGGCCCACGTCGCTCCGTTCAAGCTGATTGCCAGCTTCCAAAATGGACAACAACTCCTTGATCAGACCCATTACCAGGTCGACCTCTTCTACATCTCCCGATATGTCTATCTCGTTTCCTCTGACCAGAATATCGACATCGAAGCCGGCCTCTATTAATTTTAGAAATTCATCCCCTTGACCCAGAAGCTCGACCATCGATTGGTCGCTGGGCACCAGGATCTTGGCTCGTTTATCCTTCTTTATCACCTTCAAGTCATCACATCTGGCACTTTAAAAAAGATTATATCAATCTTATCCTAACTGGTCGATAAGGCATCCGGTCAATTTTCCTTCTCCAAGGCCGAACTGACCAGTTCGCTGACGAGCCGCCCATCGGCTTGCCCTTTGAGTTTAGCCATTACATCCTTCATGACCAGGCCCATATTGACGTCTCCCTTGGCCGATAGCTCTTCGATGCTGGCCGATATGACCCTCTCTATCTCCTCGGCTGAGAGCTGGGCCGGCATATAGGCGGTAAGGATCTCCATCTCCTCGGCCTCCTTTGCGGCCATCTCGGCCCGACCACCCCTCTTGTAGCCCTCGATGGACTCTTTGCGCCTCTTTATTTGCTTGGCTACAACCTCAATTATCTCATCGTCTTTGAGGCTCGTCTTCTTATCTATCTCAACATTTTTTATCTCGGCCAATAGGAGGCGCAGCGTGCTTAGCCTCATCTTCTCCTTTGGGTTTGACGCAGATCCCTTCATGGAGACCTTTGTGTCCCTCGCGATATCATCCTTTAAGCTCACTTCTACCTCCTATAATTAGACCAATTTCCCCATCTTTTGACCGCCTAAAAGATGGATGTGCAGATGTGGAACCTCTTGGCCCCCATCGCTGCCCGCATTCATTATCAACCTAAAACCACTTTGAGCAATCTTCTGCCTAGAGGCTATCTCTTTGGCAGCCATAAAAATATCGGACATCACTTCGGCTTGCTTTGCGCTTATCTCTCCCATTGGCTCCATATGTTTCTTGGGCAGTATTAAGATGTGAACTTTGGCCTGGGGATTTATGTCTCGAAAGGCGATGACCGTCTCGCTTTCGAAAACTATCTCGCTTGGTATCTGTCCATTTATTATTTTGCAAAAAATACAATCGGCCACAAAAACCACCCTTTCGATCGGTTGATGAACTTACAATACCTCGGCAGATAATTTGTCGCAAGATCGGGCCAGTATCCTCATTTCAATGATGTTGCCAACCATCTTTTGATTGCCGGTCGCCGCCACCTTAAGATAGTTATCGGTCGAGCCGATAACCGAGCCGTCTTCACCATTAAAGGTTTCAACCAAAACCTTCATTCTCCTTTCGATGAATCTGGCTAAAAAGGAGCCCATCATCTTACCAGCCAGCTCGATCAGCCGTCTGGAGCGCTCGTTCTTTGTGGGTGAATCGACTCTGGCAGTGATGGCGGCCGCTTCTGTCCCCTCCCTCGATGAGAATTTGAAGACATGTACTTTGGCAAAGGATACCGCCTCAGCCAGGGCGAGAGTCCGCTCGAAATCGGCTTCGGTTTCGCCCGGAAACCCGACCATGATATCGGTAGTGATGGCGATATCTTCTATCCGAGCCTTGAGGGTCAATATCCGCTCGAGAAACTGATCGGCTGTGTAGTTTCTATTCATCGCCCTTAAAACGTTGTCTGAGCCGCTCTGAAGAGGTATGTGAAGGTGTCTGCAAAGCTTGGAGCCCTCCCCCATCAAGGATATGAGACGATCGCTTATATCGCTTAACTCTATTGAACTCAGCCTAATCCTTTCGATCTTGTCTATTTTGCAGACGTTCTCGATGAGACTCTCAAGACAATCTTCTTCCGGACGGTTGCGACCAAATGAACCCAGATTTACCCCCGTCAAGACGATCTCTCTTGCGCCGCTTTGGGCCAACTCTTGAGCCTCTAGGATTATACTCTTTTGGTCACGGCTCTTTGGCGCGCCCCTTGTAAAGGGTATAACGCAGTAGGAACAGTGTTGGTCGCAACCGTCCTGAACCTTAAGAAGAGCCCTAGTTCTTGGCTTGGTCCCTTTAACACCCTTTTCGCTGTCCGATAATAATCCTCGGATCTTAGGATGGGCCAAGGCTACCTCGGCAAGGGAGTCCTTGTTGCTGTTTTCTATGAAGAGATCGGCACCCACTTCAGCCAGCAAGCAACCTTCGTCGGCCGGCGAATAGCAGCCGGTCACAACGACCAGGGCTTTGGGGTTAATTCTAGAGGCCCGCCGGATTATCTTTCTCGACTTGGCCTCGGTCTCCCCCGTGACCTTGCAGGTATTTATGATGTATAGGTCAGCTAGAGATGAGAAGCTGACCTCGGATATCCCCGCATTCAAGAGCTTCTTTGCTATTCTATCGGTCTCGTACTGATTCACCTTGCAACCGAGCGTCGCCGCGGCAAATCTTAAGCTCTCTCTCAAGGGTCGCCCCCAAACTCGTGGGCGATGACGGCAAGGGCGACGATGGCGGCCGTCTCGGCTTTCAAGATGTTCTTGCCAAGAGTTGCAACCTTGGCGCCGAGGCCCTTTATGAGATCGACCTCACCCTCTGGAAAACCGCCCTCGGGGCCGATGATAACCCCGATAGATGAAGGTTTTCCACTCTCATCTCTTATTTGCTTTACGGTCTTGAGCCTCTCTTCCTCCCAAAACAATATCGTAAAATCCAAAGATGAGATGACCGATTTAAGATAGTTTACTCCCATGATGGGGAATACCTTTGGAATATGAAGGCGCTTAGACTGCTTGGAGGCCTCGATGGCTATCCTTTGCCAGCGATTTACCTTATCCTCGCCCTTTTTGATTGAGATCTCGACTACTGACCGCTCGGTCATGACCGGGTAGATGCCGTTTACTCCAAGTTCGGTCGCTTTCTGGATGACCAAATCCATGGCCGGCCCTTTTAGGATGGACTGGCAAAGCGTTAGCGTTGGAGCGGGTTTCTCTTCATGGGTCGAAGCTAAAACTTGGCGGCCCAGCGCCCTATCCTTGCCGACCTCTGTTAGCTCGACGAGATAGAGATTGCCCAAACCATCGAAGACCTCGGCCCGGTCGCCGGCCTTTGGGCGGATCGCATTCTTTAGGTGACGCAGCTCCTCTCCCTCGATGGTAACCAATTGGGAGGCGATCTTCTCTTTGGGTACGAAAAACCTAGGCGTGGTCATCTTCACCAACCCGGGCAGACTTAAAATACCTCTCCCAACCGCTCGGCCAGTCTTGATCAGAGGCCGCCGTAATCCATCTATTGATGGCCGCCTCCTTAATGCCCTGGCCGACAATGAGGCCGAAAAAATCGGTTTCAAGGTCGTGAAGAGAACCCCACTCTTCGAAATAAGCCGTCAATTGAGAGGCCGAACCTCCCTCCTTAAGTGCGAAACCATCGGGTAATAGTATGCTGGAAGCGAAGGGGAAATCTCAAGGTTTTCGTTTGGTATGTCCGATTTGAGCTCGATATGCTGCAATCTACCGCCTGTTTTCACGTCAATTTGTTTCGATCATGCCGCCACCTGGCGGCTCGATCTTGGAAAGTTCGTCAAGCAAGCCTCTCTCTTCTGCCGACAGTCCACTTGGGGTTACGACCCTGATCTCAACCAGTTGATCTCCCCTCTTCTTGGCCCCCATTTGGAAGAGACCACAGCCGGCTAGTTTAAG
Proteins encoded:
- the ybeY gene encoding rRNA maturation RNase YbeY, whose amino-acid sequence is MEIQLIDKQSDLKLNGWLIKRLAKFVLKSLGQGESVELSLVLVDEEEMEDLNLEYRDIEKPTDVLSFPLYDDFSNSNSNRPLILGDVIICPSVAKRNALESGIDFLKEIDLLVVHGILHLLGYDHETEEEADIMESKEAEILKTYYGGDLTT
- a CDS encoding HDIG domain-containing protein — protein: MSPVLSRVAKRLKENRAIGDDRFQKIILASFISFLLILILSLDITPQIKDIREGSPSPRTIKASRAIEFIDDEKTEAKKESVASAVEEVFKRDVTAKDRAVTKLDDFFKAVSAVKKGNDRSNCLIILKEEYGAAISDQSLLILLELNNSEFATFTEKTKSLLTSIMAGNILEEDISDKKEELRGLSTMLSLPRVQIEAAAEIGAAFIEPNYYYDKDATEILKAEVVAEVEPYLVKKMQGEVIVREGELVSNDHLKVLSELGLLKEKLDVRRLVGETLFILSLILIFAVYAHKFERDLYDNNPLLLLFGLLLLIVSFIAKTIAPYFSSYLVPIAAASMVATIILGSNMGILMVMISTLVTTHIVGGNLQYFTVAILGGVFAVYLVSDISHRHDLTKAGLILSPSMFFICFTSDLTLGAPIMDALKNAAWGFASGVSSAVITIGALPFLESGFGLTTDVKLLDLANTTQPLLKELMTKAPGTYNHSVMVGNLAEAAAEEIGANPLLARVGSYYHDIGKLKRPFFFVENQASCDNPHDKTNPNLSYLIINAHVKDGVELAKKNRLGYEIVKIIEQHHGTGLITYFYHRAKEINEKHEVKEVQFRYTGEKPTTKEAAIIMLADSVEAAARTITKLSPARLEQLVRKVIHGKLDDGQMDESNLTLSDLEGISKSFANTLASIYHSRIEYPNLELISQSKGLSKFGNSTNR
- a CDS encoding PhoH family protein, producing the protein MKVIKKDKRAKILVPSDQSMVELLGQGDEFLKLIEAGFDVDILVRGNEIDISGDVEEVDLVMGLIKELLSILEAGNQLERSDVGRTIDLVKSADVISPKEVFTEKIMVHRGKIIRPKTAGQKRYIDAIKKNTLTFAIGPAGTGKTYLAMAMAVKALKEQSISRVILTRPAVEAGEKLGHLPGTMVEKVDPYLRPLFDALYDMMDAAEFQRYMEQGIIEIAPLAYMRGRTLNDAFIILDEAQNTSAEQMKMFLTRLGFGSKMVVTGDTTQVDLPKEMSSGLVVIEDILCQLDEVEFIHLTSGDVVRHKLVQRIVEAYRLFAERDDMIVSDPAKKGT
- a CDS encoding GatB/YqeY domain-containing protein, with the protein product MSLKDDIARDTKVSMKGSASNPKEKMRLSTLRLLLAEIKNVEIDKKTSLKDDEIIEVVAKQIKRRKESIEGYKRGGRAEMAAKEAEEMEILTAYMPAQLSAEEIERVISASIEELSAKGDVNMGLVMKDVMAKLKGQADGRLVSELVSSALEKEN
- a CDS encoding histidine triad nucleotide-binding protein yields the protein MADCIFCKIINGQIPSEIVFESETVIAFRDINPQAKVHILILPKKHMEPMGEISAKQAEVMSDIFMAAKEIASRQKIAQSGFRLIMNAGSDGGQEVPHLHIHLLGGQKMGKLV
- the mtaB gene encoding tRNA (N(6)-L-threonylcarbamoyladenosine(37)-C(2))-methylthiotransferase MtaB, with amino-acid sequence MRESLRFAAATLGCKVNQYETDRIAKKLLNAGISEVSFSSLADLYIINTCKVTGETEAKSRKIIRRASRINPKALVVVTGCYSPADEGCLLAEVGADLFIENSNKDSLAEVALAHPKIRGLLSDSEKGVKGTKPRTRALLKVQDGCDQHCSYCVIPFTRGAPKSRDQKSIILEAQELAQSGAREIVLTGVNLGSFGRNRPEEDCLESLIENVCKIDKIERIRLSSIELSDISDRLISLMGEGSKLCRHLHIPLQSGSDNVLRAMNRNYTADQFLERILTLKARIEDIAITTDIMVGFPGETEADFERTLALAEAVSFAKVHVFKFSSREGTEAAAITARVDSPTKNERSRRLIELAGKMMGSFLARFIERRMKVLVETFNGEDGSVIGSTDNYLKVAATGNQKMVGNIIEMRILARSCDKLSAEVL
- a CDS encoding RsmE family RNA methyltransferase, coding for MTTPRFFVPKEKIASQLVTIEGEELRHLKNAIRPKAGDRAEVFDGLGNLYLVELTEVGKDRALGRQVLASTHEEKPAPTLTLCQSILKGPAMDLVIQKATELGVNGIYPVMTERSVVEISIKKGEDKVNRWQRIAIEASKQSKRLHIPKVFPIMGVNYLKSVISSLDFTILFWEEERLKTVKQIRDESGKPSSIGVIIGPEGGFPEGEVDLIKGLGAKVATLGKNILKAETAAIVALAVIAHEFGGDP